In Zetaproteobacteria bacterium, the sequence CGAAACGGCGCAGAGCTATCGCCGACTGGCACGGGAACTTGCAGGATGGTGCGCCACGGTGCGGGTGACGCCGGGCAACCATTGTGATCCGCCGACGATGGAGCGTGCCCTCTTTCCTCCGTTGGAAATCCCGCCCCTGGCCGAAGAGGGGGGCGTCCGCCTCGGCCCGTGGATGGTCGTCCCGCTCAACTCCCACGATGGCTCCGTCGCACCCGCCGGACGGCTCGGCGCGCCACTGCTGGAGCGACTGGAGCGGCTGTTGCGCGATCCACCGGCGGAACACCTGCTGCTGGCGATGCATCACCATCCGGTGACCATCGACTGCCCATGGATGGATGCGATGATGCTGGAGGACGCCGACGACTTCTGGCATCTGGTCGATGCAAGCCGCGCGGTGCGCGCGGTACTGTTCGGACACGTCCATCAGGAGCTCGACCGGTGGCGTGGGGCGGTGCGTCTGTTGGCGACGCCCGCCACCTCGATCCAGTTTCTGCCGCGCAGCCGCCGCTTCGAACTCGATCCCCGCGCTCCGGGTTTTCGCCTGCTGACGTTGCATGGCGACGGCACCATCACCACGACGGTACACCGGGTGGAGGGGTTCCTCCCCGACCTCCACGATACCGGATTCTATTGAGGATCGAATCGCAACGAGGCCGTTCGTGGAGGTTGTACCTGACGAGAATCGAAGAGCGCGGTTTGCCGGGGAAATCTGGAGGCAGGGGCGGGAATCGAACCCGCGATAGAGGTTTTGCAGACCTCTGCCTTACCACTTGGCCACCCTGCCACGGGAACGAAAAAAGGGGCGGAAGCCCCTTGGTGTCGGGCGGGGGCGCTGCCCCCGTTCGCGGGTTGCGCAGGTTTGCGGTGCAACCGGATCTGGAGCGGGAAACCGGGTTCGAACCGGCGACCTCAACCTTGGCAAGGTTGCGCTCTACCAACTGAGCTATTCCCGCAAAGCGGAGCGAATGGTGTGCGACGGCGGGAAAAAGTCAAGAGACCCGGCCGGGCAGCCGAGCGGACGATTCCGCTTGACTTCGATGGGGGGGGGGCCACAGTTTGGCGCTCCTCCCTCGTCGTGGGCATCGCGCGGCTGCAGTGAAGTGTGCCGGAGAGGGCAGGGGCGTGCGGCGGCATGCCGGCGGCTGTCGGTCGGGCGATCGGAACGCGCTTTTCGATCACCACCGGGAAAAAACGGGCCTTTTGAGACGAAATCGTGTATCTGGAATACTGGGGGTTGGATCGGTTTCCGTTCGACGACGTCGCCGACGAGCGCTTCTTTTTCCGCTCTCGAGAGATCGATACGGTCGCCGAGGATCTTCATGAGGCGGTGGTGCGCCGGCGCGGACTGGCGGTATTGATCGGGGAGATCGGCTGTGGGAAGACCACCGTCTGTCAACATGTGTTGCTCCAGCTTCCCGAGACCCGCTACCGGATCGTATGGATCACCAACGCCCGCCTCGGCCCCGGTGAGATGCTGGTGGAGATCGGAACACAGCTCGGGCTCGAGATCTCCGGGCGCGATCGCAACGCCATGCTGGAGCAGTTGCGCCGCCACATGGTCGACAACGTCCGCTCCGACCGCGATACGGTGGTCTGCATCGACGAGGCGCAGACCATCCCGGCAAACGAAACCTTCGAGGAGCTGCGCCTGCTGCTCAACTTTCAGCTGGCCAACCGCTTCCTGGTCACCCTGCTCTTCATCGGTCAGCCCGAGCTGCAGAGGATGATCGCGCAGCTCCCGCAACTGCAGCAGCGGGTGGCACTCAACCTCCATCTCGGCCGTTACAGCCAGGAGGAGAGCACCCGTTATCTCCTCTTCCGCCTCCGTTCGGCCGGCTGTTCGCGCCCGATCCTCACCCGCCAGGCGGCGACGGCCGTCCATCGCTACACGCTGGGGGTGCCGCGGCGGATGAACCACATGATGGACCGATGTCTCGCCCTGGGTGCGCGGCGAGGTGCGCGGCTGATCGACAGGAAGCTGGTGGAGGCGACGGCGCAGCTCTACCCCTGCTGACGCTCCCGCCCGCAGGATGATGCGGCGCCGGTCGGATCGGCCGGTGGGTTCCTACTCCACCGTCACCGACTTGGCCAGGTTTCTCGGCTGGTCGATGTCGGTCCCTTTGGCCCGTGCGACGTGGTAGGCGAGCAGCTGCAGGGGGATCGCCGCCAGGATCGGTGCGGTGAAGAGATCCCCCTGCGGGATGGTGATGCGCCCGGCCACCCTGAGCCGATCCGGCGCTGCGCCATCGGGCTCGTCGGTCAACAGGATGACCCGTGCACCGCGCGCCTGCACCTCGCGCAGGTTGGAGAGCACCTTCTCCAGGTGGTACTGCCGCAACGCCAGCACCACCACCGGCATGCGGCGATCGACCAGCGCAATGGGGCCGTGCTTCATCTCGCCGGCGGCATACCCCTCGGCGTGCATGTAGGAGATCTCCTTGAGTTTGAGCGCCCCCTCCAGCGCCAGCGGATAACAGGCCCCGCGACCGAGGAAGAGGACGCCGCGCGCCTGCAGGAAGAGCGGAATCAGCGCCACCACCTCCTCCCGCCGGCGGAGGATCTCCCGGATGGCCCCGCTGCAGCGGCGCAGTGCAGCGAGGTGGCCGGCCACCGCACCGTCGTCGATCGAACCGACCCGGCGGGCCAGCGCCAGCGAAAAGAGGGCCAGGACCGCAAGCTGCGCGGTGAAGGCCTTGGTCGATGCCACCCCGATTTCGGCACCGGCGTGAAGCAGTATGGCGCCGTCGGCCTCGCGCACCATCGAGGAGTGGTCGACGTTGCACAGGGTCAGCGTCCGGTTGTGCGGGGTGCGCTGCCTGAAGAGGCGCAGCGCCTCGAGCGTGTCGGCGGTCTCACCCGATTGCGATAGGGTGACCAGCAGCGTGTTGGGGCCGATCACCGGATTGCGGTAGCGATACTCGGAGGCGACATCCACCTCGACGGGAAGGTTGAGGAAGCCCTCCAGCCAATAGCGGGCGGCCAGCGCCGCATGGTAGGAGGTGCCGCAGGCGACCATGACGATGCGATCGGGCGGCGCGTCGGTATGCAGCCATGGCGCCCGAGGAAAGGTGATGGTTGAACCATCGGTATAACTCGAGAGAATACGCTCGATTACGTCTGGTTGTTCATGGATTTCCTTATCCATGTAGTGTTCGAATCCACCCTTGTCGCCAGCGTTGGAGGTGGCAGGGGTCGTGTGCCAGTCGCGCACCACCGGACGCCCGGATGCATCGAAGAGCGCCAACGATGTGGGGGTGATCCGCCCCCACTCACCCTCCTCGAGGTAAAGCACCTCGTCGGCCAGCGGTGCGACGGAGATGGCGTCGGAGGCGACGAAGACGCCGCGCGCCGCCCGGGCCAACAGCAGTGGACTGCCGCGGCGGGCGAACCACAGGGCATCCGGATCTTCCTGTGAGAGCGCGACGATGGCGAAGGCCCCCTGCAGACGACCGAGGAGGGCGCGCCAGGCCTCTTCCGCCGGGCCCGGCTGCCGCTCGATCAGCCACGGCAGCACCTCGCTGTCGGTCTCCGAACGGAAGCATACACCATCCCCCTCCAGCTCGTCCCGAAGCGGTCGGTGGTTCTCGATGATGCCGTTGTGGACCACCGCCCAGCGCGTACCTAGGTGGGGATGGGCGTTGCAGGCCGAAGGGGCGCCGTGGGTGGCCCAGCGGGTGTGGCCGATGCCGCAGGCACCGGAGACGGGATCCAGCCGGAGCGCCTGTTCGAGGCGGGCCAGCTTCCCCGCCTCCTTGCGGCAACAGAGCCGTCCATCCTCGATCAGGCAGATCCCTGCGCTGTCGTAGCCGCGATACTCCATCGCATGGAGGGCCTGTAGCAGAAGGGGGGTGACATCCCTGCCGGGAACCACCGCACCGATGATGCCGCACATCGCGCCGGTCAGCCCGCCGTTTGCGCGGCCGCCGTTCCCGTCATCGAGGGGAGGCGGCGGGGGAGGCGGAGCGCTGCGCCGTGGTACGGCACCTCTTGGGGGATCGCGTCACCACAGTGGCGCAGGAGGGAAGCAGGCGGGATGGCGGCGGCCCCCGATTCAGCCGTCCCGTCTCTTGCGCGGCCGTTGCCAGTGGGGCAGGTGGCGCTGTTCGGGGCGCGCCGAGAGGGTCAGCCCCCCCTTGCGGACATCCTTGGTCAGGATGCTGCCTGCGCCGACGGTCGCATCATCACCCACGGTCACTGGCGCCACCAGCTTGGTATCGGAGCCGATGAAGACTCGATCGCCGATGGTGGTGCGGTGTTTGTTGGCGCCGTCGTAGTTGCAGGTGATGGTGCCGGCGCCGATGTTGCACTCGCGTCCCATGACGGTGTCGCCGATGTAGCTCAGGTGGTTGACCTTGCTGCCATGGCCGATCACCGACTTCTTCACCTCGACGAAGTTGCCGATGCAGACCGCATCGTCGAGCTCGCTCTCCGGACGCAACCGGGCGAACGGCCCCACCCGGGACCCCTCTCCGACGCTGGCCTGCTCGATATGGCTGAAGGGAAGCAGCCGCACCCCGTCGGCGATCCAACTGTCGCGCACGATGGTATAGGGGCCTACCTCGCAGTTG encodes:
- the glmS gene encoding glutamine--fructose-6-phosphate transaminase (isomerizing) — its product is MCGIIGAVVPGRDVTPLLLQALHAMEYRGYDSAGICLIEDGRLCCRKEAGKLARLEQALRLDPVSGACGIGHTRWATHGAPSACNAHPHLGTRWAVVHNGIIENHRPLRDELEGDGVCFRSETDSEVLPWLIERQPGPAEEAWRALLGRLQGAFAIVALSQEDPDALWFARRGSPLLLARAARGVFVASDAISVAPLADEVLYLEEGEWGRITPTSLALFDASGRPVVRDWHTTPATSNAGDKGGFEHYMDKEIHEQPDVIERILSSYTDGSTITFPRAPWLHTDAPPDRIVMVACGTSYHAALAARYWLEGFLNLPVEVDVASEYRYRNPVIGPNTLLVTLSQSGETADTLEALRLFRQRTPHNRTLTLCNVDHSSMVREADGAILLHAGAEIGVASTKAFTAQLAVLALFSLALARRVGSIDDGAVAGHLAALRRCSGAIREILRRREEVVALIPLFLQARGVLFLGRGACYPLALEGALKLKEISYMHAEGYAAGEMKHGPIALVDRRMPVVVLALRQYHLEKVLSNLREVQARGARVILLTDEPDGAAPDRLRVAGRITIPQGDLFTAPILAAIPLQLLAYHVARAKGTDIDQPRNLAKSVTVE